In Raphanus sativus cultivar WK10039 unplaced genomic scaffold, ASM80110v3 Scaffold3334, whole genome shotgun sequence, the genomic window ACGTTGTTCCCATTGTGTCGCGTAGCCGGATAGGGGGCCATTTTGACCGTCTGCGCTTGACCGAAGCCAATGCTTCATCTTCTTATGGCGTCTAAATTGGGTTTACATGTTAGCAAGTACCGAGAAAGCTTGAGTTTTGTTGGTCAGCGTCCTCCTCCAGCGGAGCTCCGGGATGGAGCCAGCCGTCGCCGTCGATGCTTGCTTGGAGCCACTTGACCTGTCTTTACTTCTCTTACGACTTTACTCTTGTTGTTTCTGGTTGTTCCAGCTTCAAAAAAGTGCTTGGAGGAGGAGATTAATTGTTAGTCTTTTGTTCTAGTTTGGTATTATGTTCAAAGCTTTCATTGTTTGGTTAAATTttgatcataatttttttgtggtttaggggttttttaaaacttttttgcacCTCTAAGTTTTCAGAATAGCTGTAAAGCAGATTGTGGTTGCATTAACATATAACCGAACCTTCATTCTTGCAATGCTATTTACAATCTTAGCAAAAAAATAGTTATGAAACATAAGAACATCCGCACAtgtgtttttcaaaataaaaataaagacattaaatatataaaaaaggaGAAGCAAAAAGTGTTCTTGTTTGAGAATACTTTAGACATTTGTGAAACACATTTTCCGTATGTCATAACACCAATGATTTAGATTatagaaataaatgaaaaagttacaaaatagaaatatcaatattttatattttattgagAGTTTCATATGTGCTTTTTTCACTTGCTGATGCTCTAACAAATCTTAAACTGATATTAgctatatcttttttttttctgacaacAAAGAGACTAAACTATTATATATGTTCGTCCTGTCCAGAAAACCAGACCGGAAACTTAGAATCGACATTAAACATAGCAGAAAGGGAACTCATATCACCTCATGCCAGCTTGTCCGTCAATATTAGCTATATCTTATTACTTGAATTTGTTACTACTTTAGAAGAGAACATGTTGAAGTGGAAATTAAGCAGACTATTGTTTATAAGGAAATATATACACGAATTGttttataaaagatttgataagtgaaaaatgcAGCTTTCTATTTATGTTTTCCTTTATATTGTGACATTAGAACAAAGTGGTTATTGTGTAGTGGGCTCTTACTACCACATGTGTTGGTTGTGGCATTAAACCATCAtcgccatcatcatcatcatgcgCAATCCATAGTACACTCTGATGCATCTTCTGTAGCCGTCGGTTCTATTAAAACGTCAGAAAATCAGAACCTTGCCTGTCGTTTCTATATGCCAGATTATATAACATCCATTTATTTATCTGTAGGaaatagaagaaagaaaatgatgTATCAACATTTATActgtaataaaaaaatgaattatcaATTTTTCTCTCATAATTATAGTTTCTGTGGAAGACAAATTTTCTTTAATGACAAGTTGAAACATACATTGTGATCAAAGCCCGCTTTAGTATATGTTTGACATGCCGTAACGAACAGCTCCAACTTTCCGGTGAGCAGAACCACCAGGAGCAGCTGCTGCAGCCGCAGCTGCAACTCCTATTCCAGCGGTCGCCTGTAAAAGATTTGTATCGATTATGATCCTGTCACTCATGTTTTCAGCCTTGTGCAATCCGGTCCGAGCCAAGATAAAAGGGTTGTTATCTATGTTGATGGCCACGTCTGGTGCGACGTATCTGTTGTACTGAGATATCTGTCTTGCTTGCTTCTCAGACTCcatggttgttgttgttctcCTCTCTTGTTGCTTTCCCATGGTGATAGACTGTTGCTGAAAAGGGAGAGCAGTGCTGCGGATGAATGATCTCGGGTCATATGCTTCTCTGCCATTGTCAAAAGGTGCCACGGGGCCCATGAATGTGCTTGGTTTGGCAGCTGCTTGAAGAGTACCCGAGAGGTTTCTTTGAGGTGCTTGTGATGTTGTATGGTGATTAAGAGGAATGTTTGGAGTAGTTTCAGGGTTCAATGTGTTTCTTGCAACTGCGGTTGAGTGTATAACCGTTGATCTGAAAGCATACAAACAGAGAGTCAGaaagatatattatgtgttcCCGTTACCAACATGGTCTGTCTTACCTGGGAAGAGAGGCGTGTTTCCGTTCTAGAGGTGCCACAGGGCCGGTTTTCCCGCTGTTTTCTTCAAGATGTGCAAACTGTCTCCTAAATTGATCAACAGCACTGCAGAGAGTATAGACCAAAATGTCAGGCATTGGGTGTAACACAATGCTGCCTAGCTCAGAGATGCAACCATACCTTGGATAGAGAAAGTTGGTTTTATCAGCGCCGTTCATGTGATCTTTTAACAGCTGAGGATGGTACTCAAGTATCTCCCTAGATATTAGCTCTCTGATATCTTCTTTTGTGACTTTTCTTCTCTCGAATTCAAACTCCATCTTGGTGATGGGTTGACATGAAGGCTCCCTCTCCACTTTTGCCAATCCCTTGAAATATGGATCAGCAAGTGCCTAATGATGCAAGTCAACAGTTTAGTCTGTCATCCCAaaaagaacaaggaagctgaaaCTTGTAGTAGAAGTTGAAAAGATAACCTCTGCAACAGTTGGCCGGTCTTTGGGATCAAAAGCAAGAAGCCTCTCAAGGAGCTTCAAAGACAAAGGATCTGCGTTTGGAAATTTCTGAGTAAACGGAATGGGTGGCTTTTTCTTCATGCTTGTTAAGTACCTCCTTGCCTTCTCATTCcttacctatatatatatatagtatcgTTGGAACTTGCTTTTATGATTCTGCAGAAACTTTCATACACTTagttgaagaggaagaagatcagTACAGTACCCGGGagatggtgtctagagaaggTGTCCCTAGCAGATCAGTCATAAGATCCAGTTGGTGAACCACATTCTTTCCAGGGAAAAGTGGCTTTCCCATCAACACTTCCGCAAAAATGCAGCATATACTCCACATGTCAATCGCTGGTGTATACTACCAAAAGCCACCAAAAGTTAGCTTTCAGGTAAATACACCAATCAAAAGAACGCTATATAGAGAATAAATGAAAAACACCTTAGAGTAGAAAGATCCACAAAGCTCTGGAGCTCTATACCATCTTGTAGCAACATAGTCCTGTAAATTTTTGATAGAAAACAAGATTACAAATCAATCACACAAGTTGAAAGAAGTGATTGAAATGCAAACTCACTGTCCAGATGATTGTTGTGGGAGTATCATTGAATGCAACCCTTGCCAATCCAAAATCACAAATCTTGAGTTTACAGTTTGCGTTTGCCAATATGTTCTTTGGCTTTAGATCTCGGTGGTAGACATTAGCTGTGTGAATGTACTTGAGTGCACGCAATAACTGATAAAGGAAAAACTGGTAATGCTCTCCAGTCAAATCATCGTTAGCTTTAATAACTTGATGAAGGTCAGACTCCATGAGCTCGAAGACAACGTAGATATCTTTGAACTCTCTTCTCGAAGGAGGGAGCATGATGTGCTTGATCTCGACTATATCTGGATGTCTTAGGAGCCTGAGGAGTTTTATCTCGCGGAGAATCCTCGCAGCATCAGAGATATGCTCGAAGATATCGTGTATTTTCTTGATGGCCACTTTCTCACCTGTTAGGGTGTCAATGGCTGAGCAAACAACTCCGTAGCTGCCTTTTCTGATTACTTCTTGGATTTTGAATCTGTTGGCGTCGCCGTAGTCAGAGAAGAACTCCATCTCTAGATTGTTCTGTTACACATAGCAATTGTAGGTTTAGAAATCAGGCAGGGTACAACACTATTCATGACAAGTGTAGTTCTAGAAATCAGGACACATATAACACATCAATTGCTACAATACTACACTCGAACCTTGTGAACTACAAGTCACAAACAACCTTACAGTTGGGCTACTGAGACCATAAGGGAAGCAAAACCGAAATGAATCGATCCAAAATGCCATATGAGCTAGCTACAAAGACAACCAACACCATAAACTTGCAGATAACAGATGGGAAGGTAATAACAAGACATAGCAACATAAAGTCTGAAACTTTGACATAACAAGAAGAACACTACCGTTGCTGATAAAAAGATTGAATGTTTTTTGGAGGCCAAAAAGATTATTTGAGAGAGACAAGAATACAATCTGATGCAGATTAATCAGAGTAACAAGAGATAGAATTTGCATAGAGTTACTACAGCACCATGCGTTTGTTGTTAGACACACTTGTAACactaaaaaaataacaactCACAAAAAGATATCAGAAATGCCCAAAAACAGATAAATATTAACCGAAGAGAACACACACATCAATAACGAATAAAGGAACGAGGGAGAAGAAATTTAGTAAAGTCTTCACCTTTTTACGCAAGTGATCTTGCTGCATCATATATGCTCGTATCAGATTCAATCTGAAATTCAGgggaaaaaaaaataacgaaATCGAAGAGAGTCAGATCAGCCGCATTGGCTCTAAAACGCGAGGCTTCTGCTCCTCCGGCAACCCTTCGAGAGATACTTGTAGGTTTCACCAAACCCACGAGGAGTCGAGCAATTGGTGAAAGCAGAGTGCGAACAGCATTTGCTTTAAGCGCACGTTTTCGTCGGGAGGTCTGATCACCGACACACAAGGGATTAATGAGGAGAAAGAAAAGAGTGAAAattgaaaagagagagagagagagagagaaggacgGAATCTAGAAGGATCTCTTTCTTTATATACACATACGATACGAGTTAATGGTGGCTTTGGTAAGCTTTGCTGtttagtaaagaaaataaagaggGGAAAGAGAGAACAAAAAAGAGTCAACTATTTAATCAAATGAAATCATTATTACTATATGATCTATATTTGATCTTTATTTCTCCTTATCCAATTTCGTTTAATTGTGGCTTATCCGGTAAGATGAGCGTTAATAACATATTCTCAACACTGTTTTTTGTTGCTATAACTTTTTTTCTAaagatctatactattaaagttatactattgaaagaaaaaaaatctaaaaaatccaTTTATACAAAGTTATTATACCCATTcactaattaattattattttttgttttatcataTATTTCTTTAGCTATATAATTATCAGTTACCTTATATTTCTCTAACTATACAATAACTTACTATGAAACACCAAAGATTTATACATAACTTcgttatattaaaatatcaacTAATCAAAACATGTCTCATGAATCCATAACCCAAAACATGACAAATGAATTCCATTATCAAAACTATATTGTTATTTGGTGTCACCAACTATGCAACACATCACTCCATTCTTTTCATTTGGATTGAACGCTGTTTCTTAGATAAAAAAGCTGAATGTTTATGTTGATCATTTTACATCATAGCTTCTCtttgattaataa contains:
- the LOC130506516 gene encoding mitogen-activated protein kinase 20-like (The sequence of the model RefSeq protein was modified relative to this genomic sequence to represent the inferred CDS: added 30 bases not found in genome assembly) produces the protein MMQTDHQRKKNNLEMEFFSDYGDANRFKIQEVIRKGSYGVVCSAIDTLTGEKVAIKKIHDIFEHISDAARILREIKLLRLLRHPDIVEIKHIMLPPSRREFKDIYVVFELMESDLHQVIKANDDLTGEHYQFFLYQLLRALKYIHTANVYHRDLKPKNILANANCKLKICDFGLARVAFNDTPTTIIWTDYVATRWYRAPELCGSFYSKYTPAIDMWSICCIFAEVLMGKPLFPGKNVVHQLDLMTDLLGTPSLDTISRVRNEKARRYLTSMKKKPPIPFTQKFPNADPLSLKLLERLLAFDPKDRPTVAEALADPYFKGLAKVEREPSCQPITKMEFEFERRKVTKEDIRELISREILEYHPQLLKDHMNGADKTNFLYPSAVDQFRRQFAHLEENSGKTGPVAPLERKHASLPRSTVIHSTAVARNTLNPETTPNIPLNHHTTSQAPQRNLSGTLQAAAKPSTFMGPVAPFDNGREAYDPRSFIRSTALPFQQQSITMGKQQERRTTTTMESEKQARQISQYNRYVAPDVAINIDNNPFILARTGLHKAENMSDRIIIDTNLLQATAGIGVAAAAAAAAPGGSAHRKVGAVRYGMSNIY